The segment ATCGCCCGTTTGATGGCCGACTCGTTTGATGCGCAGTTCATCTCGATCAGTGCCGTGTTGGGCGGTGTCAAAGACATCCGCGAGGCGGTGGAGCAGGCGCAATCCGCACGCGACGGGCTGATGCAGCAGCGCACCATCGTGTTTGTCGACGAGGTGCACCGCTTCAACAAAAGCCAGCAAGATGCGTTTTTGCCCCATGTGGAAAGCGGCCTGTTCACCTTCATCGGCGCGACGACGGAGAACCCGTCGTTTGAGGTCAATTCGGCCTTGCTCTCGCGCGCTGCCGTCTATGTGCTGCAGTCGCTCACTGAGGCAGATTTAAAGCAAATAGTGGCCAAGGCCCAGTCAATACAAGCACTACCAGCTATCGAAAATGAAGCAATTGATCGATTGATTGCTTACGCGGATGGCGATGCCCGCCGCTTGCTGAACACGCTGGAGACCCTTGCCATTACGGCTGAGCAGGCCAAGGTGGCAATGATTAGCGATGAGTGGCTGCTCAAAGTGTTGGGCGAGCGCATGCGCCGCTATGACAAAGGTGGCGAGCAGTTCTACGACACCATCAGCGCGCTGCATAAATCCGTGCGCGGCTCTGACCCGGATGCTGCACTGTATTGGTTCACTCGCATGCTCGATGGTGGTGCTGATCCCAAATATCTGTCGCGCCGCATTGTGCGCATGGCTTGGGAAGACATTGGTTTGGCCGACCCCCGAGCCATGCAGATGTGCAACGATGCCGCCGCCACCTATGAGCGGCTAGGCAGCCCCGAGGGTGAGCTGGCGCTGGCGCAGGCCGTTATTTACTTGGCTGTGGCCCCCAAGAGCAATGCGGGCTATATGGCTTACAACAAAGCCAAGGCCTTTGTGAAGGCTGACGCTACGCGCGCTGTGCCTCTGCATTTGCGCAACGCACCGACCAAGCTGATGAAGCAGCTGGACTATGGCAAAGACTACCGATACGCGCACAGTGAAGAAGGCGGCTTTGCCGCGGGCGAGAGTTATTTGCCAGAGGGTATGGAAGAGCCCGGCTTTTACCAGCCCGTGG is part of the Comamonas sp. Y33R10-2 genome and harbors:
- a CDS encoding replication-associated recombination protein A, with protein sequence MHNNSHTSAASHQPLAERLRPRTLGEVVGQQQVLGEGMPLRLAFESGRPHSCILWGPPGVGKTTIARLMADSFDAQFISISAVLGGVKDIREAVEQAQSARDGLMQQRTIVFVDEVHRFNKSQQDAFLPHVESGLFTFIGATTENPSFEVNSALLSRAAVYVLQSLTEADLKQIVAKAQSIQALPAIENEAIDRLIAYADGDARRLLNTLETLAITAEQAKVAMISDEWLLKVLGERMRRYDKGGEQFYDTISALHKSVRGSDPDAALYWFTRMLDGGADPKYLSRRIVRMAWEDIGLADPRAMQMCNDAAATYERLGSPEGELALAQAVIYLAVAPKSNAGYMAYNKAKAFVKADATRAVPLHLRNAPTKLMKQLDYGKDYRYAHSEEGGFAAGESYLPEGMEEPGFYQPVARGLEIKIGQKLEQLRELNEAARAAKQSREPE